GGTGTATTTAAAAAGGTGAGATGTTGAGATATCTGAGAGCAACATTCCGATGTcggccagcagagggcagaaGAGCTAACATTCAccgccaagaaaaaaaaaggcttcaggTTTCATCAAGTGCACTTGCATCTAGTGCCCTTTTGTAGGCCCATGTACCTGTGTGCTCACTCTGAGGAGTATGATGTTGCAATCAAAACGGTGAGTGTGCAGTGACTGCACCACCGCAACCACCCTCAATAGCAGGAGAGGAGGGACTAACTCAAGTGGTTGCAAATCACCGttgaaaaggagagaagaataGGGTAAATATTGTGATTGCCATATCCGGTGAGTGTACAACGACAGGAAATGGATCTGGAACAGCACTACACTGTCAAAACTCACTCAGGAACTAAGTGTGCGATGTACGCAGTATACTTATTGAAGTATACATATTGATGAAAGTACATTTTTAGCAGAAAACACACTCAGCCTAAGTTGGAAATACGcgataattattcattaattcattcattttctaccgcttttcctcacgagggtcgcgggcggtgctggagcctatcccagctgtcttcgggcgagaggcggggtacaccctggactggtcgccagccaatcacagggctacgcgataattaattcattcattttttaccgcttatcctcacaaggctcgcgggggtgctggagcctatcccagctgtcttcaggcaagaggcggggacaATATAGCAATTAAGCATAAAatgtacacatactgtatattatatacatgtAATGATGTGACATCAGTGCAAGATGGTGGCGCTCTCTTTGTGTGGCTACAGCAAGCTTCTACAACttacaatttattatttctaatatGTCTAATGATTCCAACAgtctttttttattgcaaataccAGGAGGCTGGgagtgtgtcaaaaatatgaatggcCGTATCAATTAGTTTCAGATTTTCGCCATTTGGGACAATCAGTGGTGTCACCCCCTGCTGGCCTACGTCCTTTCACATCACATGACCTCTAACATCTGTTTAACCAACACGCCAACTCCCTTGCCTCAACACATACGTCGTCCTCGTTAGTGATTATCTTGTATACCTTTAAGCATGATGTCATGTCCTTTAAGACGCACAGTGGAGCTCtcgctcacgcacacacacgatTTAAAAAGACATTCATGGTAAAAGTTGTACAATATGATTGACTTAAAGTTCTTAGACATACAAAGCAAGCATTCATCAATGCAAACAAACATactaaaaaattttaaaagtaCAAACATATGTGGGCGGGGAATTCTGCCAAAATCCCCCAAACCTTCTGGTACCACTTACATTGTTGGACTTTCAcatgcctgccccccccccccccccccccccacacacatccATAGGGGGGTCAAACTCATGTTTTAAATGACACATTTAACTGACCAACATTCTTTAATTAATACTTCATTAACGTGTTAATATTTAAGTTTAAACACCCTTGATTGACCTTCACGTGACCCTCATCATCACCATGGCCATCctctcatcatcattatcatcatcatcatcattaaaagACAGAACTTACAAGTCGCTGCTCCGCCGTCCACAGTACAGCCGCGTCCTCCACACGCCAGTGGCTCCAATCCTACGGCCTTGTAGGGAGGTGCAGCCTGCCTCCTCCTGGAGACGCCCCCCAAGACCACCACCCTCCTCTCTCCctcaaacacacgcacacacacacacacacacacacacacacacacacacacacacacagacacacacacacacagaagtgtTCATATACACTAACATGTCAGCTtgtgagaaagtgaaagtgtcaAAGAAGCTTCATCACTACAGAACAATATGGTACCAGTCACTAATTGGACCTGATTATCTCCATTATTATCATCACGCACGCGCGCACAAACACGCACTACACGCCCCCTAAAGGCAGGGCAGTGGGCTGTTTGCGACACTTGTATTCGCTTTCCGGCAGCGTTAAACATGTGAGACAGATCGATGCAACAGTAAGAGTTTAACAATTCTTTTTCAGGACCTAGATAGCACGTTtaggaaagtgtgtgtgtgtgtgtgtgtatgtgtttgctCTCACGACAGTTGAATGAAAAGGTTCGCCGTTTGTAATCTCGCATAActgctgctagcattagcctagcatgttttagacCTTAGTTCTGCGTACGTTAGCAACATGTTTAGTGGCTGCACGTGAGtctgctttgttttttgttgttttcttcaatGTGGAGTAGGCCTACATTCAGGTGTAGCGTGTTTAATCATAATCGGAAGCACAAGACTATGACAAGGAAATGACGACCTTACAATTTGCCAATGTAACAGTAAAAGCAATGTCCTGTCACCCTGTACCGTAAAGTTGATTTAATTACAACAAAAGTATACAATCCTACCACGTATGGTCGCCATTTATTTGCGGGGTGACGCATTAGTGGCCGGACGTTTGACTTCCTACATTTTTTCCTCAACGATGTGATACTGTCTATGGACGCTAAGGGGCGCTACTGTAGCAAGCCTCGTTGTCTcatgactttgtgtgtgtgtgtgctcgtaGATGGAGAACTACAGTAAAACTCGCAGTGTGGACCAGCCATGTGTTTGTCCGTTTAGCCTCACTCCCAATACACCGGAGGTCCGTGTCAAAGACGGCAGCAAGATCCGCAACCTGCTGCGCTATGCTCTCGACCGCATGGAGGTCAAGCCCAGGGCTGCGGCCCATGAAGAAGGTGGAGACCAGATCCACAAGGGCTCACCCATTTGCCGCCAGCTAGTGTTTACAGCGAGCGGAAAGGGCGTGTCCAAAGCGATCACGTGCGCCGAGCTGCTGAAGCGGCGTGTGAGGGGCCTGCACCAGCTGACCAAGCTCGCCAACAATACCGTGATGGATGTGTGGGAGCCGCTGGAGCCCGCCGCCGGTCTGGACAGCCTCACGGTCAGCAGGAAGCTGCCTGCTATCTGGATCCTTCTCTCCAGGGACCCTCTGGACCACCAGCAGCCTGGGTACCAGGCACCAGGCCGCTTTGATGGCCTGTGGGCCCACGCCTCCGCCAGGGAGGAAGGTGGAGGACGGGGTGGTCACAAGAGGAAGaggggaggtggaggaggtgccAGGGGCAGGGGACGTTCTAGAGACTCCAAAGCCGACAGCTGATCTCAAAACCTGATTAGATAtaatgccacttcctgtttcctgtgaCCTTCCTATGACTCACTTTGATTTGTTGGTATTATTTAATTCTTATTGGATGTAATTAAACAACACACCAAATGTCCACATGTATTTTGTgtcattaaatgaaaatataaaaatagcaataataacTGGAATTTTTACTAAATTGCCGCCAAAAATGGACTGATCAATACAAGTAATAATAGGTAATTAACAATGGCTTCAGtggtgttgccatggcgactgaGCCTTTGATCCTCTGAGGTCAGATTAGTGTTGCCGTCCTACAGGAAAGACGTGGCCATGCTGGGCCTGCTCTGCTGTTTGCTGTTCTGCTGCCCACTGCTCGACTCGATACCGACCCGGGTCCGTcacccacttcctgtcctaTGGCTGAGGCCTGCAGGTCATGGAGGTGGGGATAATGTGACAGTGCAACTGGCCTTGCAGGACCTGAGGAAGCAAGCTCCACCTCTGGGTGACTACGAGGTCCGACTTGATGTGGTGGACTTGCAGGTTGGTGCCGATGATGTCAAGTTGGAGGAGATTTTTGCAACAGGCTCCACCCACTGTGATGGCATTTGATGTTTCTTGTATAGTGTGATGTGTCAGCCGCTCTCAAAGTTTTGTTTGATGCCATGTGGACGGGGCCAAAGTATCTCCTGCTCTTTGGCGGGGCGTGTCCTTCCGTGACGCCGCTGGTGGATCGTGCGCTGCCGGCGTTCAGGATGGTTCAGGTACTGACATGGAGCGGATtcatctgtgacatcatcacGTCTCATTTCCTGCCctccccaccacacacacaggtgtCTTTTTCAGCACCCGGTTTGTCCAACAGGAAGTGGTATGGGAACACCTTCAGCACGGCGCCATCAGGTCGGGCTGTCAATCAGGCTGCTGTCAAACTCCTGCAGCGCTACAGGTGGACATGTGTTGGCGTTATTGCGCAGGAGGGGTCCGAAGAGGTGACTGACCCTTTGTTGCTCTTGTTTAATGAccctgtgacctttgacctgtgaTTTTGTCATTCAGATGGCAGAAGATCTGAGCAGACAGCTCATGAAGGCCGGTCTTGAGCTAGTTTCCATGGCGACACTCCATCATAATACCTGCAGCGATTTGACAGACATGAAGGTACGCCTTTGACATCCTCATCTGATGATATTGCACATGTCACATCAGGTGacgtcatgtgacatcatcacattACAACAGGAACGTGATGTCCGCACTTTCATCATCCTCACACATTCTGATGAAGATTCTGTCGCTCAGGTTTTCTGCTGCGTAAGTTTTTAAAGCATCACATGTTAAGTGTGTTCATAGTATGTTCATCTCGTGTTAAAGTGTTCCGTCACATGTTCATAGTGTGATCATCAtgtgttcattttgtgtttatagTATGCTCATAGTGTGTTCATCATATTTTCAGGCCTCCAGATTGAAGCTGTTTTCTTCAGGACATCAGTGGATCGTTGCAGGAGGAGAAGAGCCGGGATGGAGGTCCTGGTCGGAGGTTTCTGGCTGCACAGCTGATGACCTTCTGACGGCGGCAGACGGCGCCATCTGGCTGAAGGTCAGGCGTGTTGGCAACTCCGACACACTAGGAGGTTCTGGAAGGGTGGACTTCCTGTACACTGACTCGACACGGACGTGTCCACAGATGCACCAGGATGTTTACGAGCAGCAGGTTCTTCAGCAGAGGGCAAAGGTCAGCCCGCTCCAGGCCTTCGTCTATGATGCCGTGTGGGTGGCAGCCATCGCTCTGAGCAGGGTGATGGAGGCGGTGAAGCGGAGAGAGAAACACAACCAAAATGTCAGCGTCACAGAGGAGGAAATGACGAGGGCGCTGTTGGACGCCTTGAAGCGGATGCACTTTGACGGCATGACGGTCAGTGGActggtcacttcctgtttgtctgtGGGGAGGCGGAGTCACTAAGGTGACATCATGTTGTGTTTCTCAGGGTCCTGTTTCTTTCCAAGATGGCGAACGAATTACATCTATTCATCTCATCCAGTCTCAaggtgtgtgcacgtgtgcgtgtgATGACGTGACCACTGATGTGATGACCTTCTCACAGGTGATGATGTCGTGATGGTGGGAGAGTTCCTCAGCGACACACAACAACTCAGACTGGCAAAGCATCTGATCAAGTTCAAAGGTCACCTGTTGTTTTACGTTCATGTTTCTCCGAGCAAAGGTGGCCACCGTAACGCCAAGTGTTCGTTCGTACAGGTTCTGCTCCACCCACGGACCGGACTCAGGTGCGTGTGGAGCAAAGTCACGTCAGCGTTCTTGCCTTCAGGATAATGTCAGTGCTCGCCGCTGTAACTGCCGTCTTTGCTCTGACCGTCCTCTGCATCGTCGTCATCAAGCGCTGCACGTGGTATGACCTTGACAACAACACGGCCGCTTCCCAGGATGCAATGCTTCTGCTAGCGGTCCTTTTCTCCGCCACATCCATCATGGCCGCCGGCCCCGATGACGGCTCGCTCGCCAAACCGACGCGGGACCTTGTCTGTTCGGTCAgcttggccatctttgtttgTACACGTTATACACCTTATACACTACATTATACAGCATACAGGCTACATGTTACGTTACACACTATATGCTTTATGTTAGATGCTATACAGTCTAGTATATGACCAGTGCTTTTTGGACACCATTTGTCATTTAGTGTCTTT
This genomic window from Doryrhamphus excisus isolate RoL2022-K1 chromosome 17, RoL_Dexc_1.0, whole genome shotgun sequence contains:
- the rpp25l gene encoding ribonuclease P protein subunit p25-like protein isoform X1, which codes for MCLLSRQLNEKMENYSKTRSVDQPCVCPFSLTPNTPEVRVKDGSKIRNLLRYALDRMEVKPRAAAHEEGGDQIHKGSPICRQLVFTASGKGVSKAITCAELLKRRVRGLHQLTKLANNTVMDVWEPLEPAAGLDSLTVSRKLPAIWILLSRDPLDHQQPGYQAPGRFDGLWAHASAREEGGGRGGHKRKRGGGGGARGRGRSRDSKADS
- the rpp25l gene encoding ribonuclease P protein subunit p25-like protein isoform X2, whose amino-acid sequence is MENYSKTRSVDQPCVCPFSLTPNTPEVRVKDGSKIRNLLRYALDRMEVKPRAAAHEEGGDQIHKGSPICRQLVFTASGKGVSKAITCAELLKRRVRGLHQLTKLANNTVMDVWEPLEPAAGLDSLTVSRKLPAIWILLSRDPLDHQQPGYQAPGRFDGLWAHASAREEGGGRGGHKRKRGGGGGARGRGRSRDSKADS
- the LOC131105200 gene encoding gamma-aminobutyric acid type B receptor subunit 2-like isoform X3, with the translated sequence MLGLLCCLLFCCPLLDSIPTRVRHPLPVLWLRPAGHGGGDNVTVQLALQDLRKQAPPLGDYEVRLDVVDLQCDVSAALKVLFDAMWTGPKYLLLFGGACPSVTPLVDRALPAFRMVQVSFSAPGLSNRKWYGNTFSTAPSGRAVNQAAVKLLQRYRWTCVGVIAQEGSEEMAEDLSRQLMKAGLELVSMATLHHNTCSDLTDMKERDVRTFIILTHSDEDSVAQVFCCASRLKLFSSGHQWIVAGGEEPGWRSWSEVSGCTADDLLTAADGAIWLKMHQDVYEQQVLQQRAKVSPLQAFVYDAVWVAAIALSRVMEAVKRREKHNQNVSVTEEEMTRALLDALKRMHFDGMTGPVSFQDGERITSIHLIQSQGDDVVMVGEFLSDTQQLRLAKHLIKFKGSAPPTDRTQRCTWYDLDNNTAASQDAMLLLAVLFSATSIMAAGPDDGSLAKPTRDLVCSVRLGVLLLGQTLGYSAVFTQTWRRFSRRARVPHPCYVALVLALPDVFVLTTWQMVDPLRRGVHRSESDSAHSDVMLTHTDSCSSINTEVWTTVLYAYKAPLLGLGCFVAWNIRRQNTSLALSMLVAVAFSVAVACAWLLLSHKPSLHFCVTSSLILACDLLILTALLGVKFINLTSNISQLQSRGGGATEGRDEEKLNRQLKHEKAELDAQIDTLCEALEVQLPQSATGSASGFPFEYCMDNLSSHSGGPAVEAKENPTDVNAPDLVRRRLSVQLPILHHSYLPVIGGVSASSSAHFGRCEVFLCQDAFSATSSTHNAAPQL
- the LOC131105200 gene encoding gamma-aminobutyric acid type B receptor subunit 2-like isoform X2 is translated as MLGLLCCLLFCCPLLDSIPTRVRHPLPVLWLRPAGHGGGDNVTVQLALQDLRKQAPPLGDYEVRLDVVDLQCDVSAALKVLFDAMWTGPKYLLLFGGACPSVTPLVDRALPAFRMVQVSFSAPGLSNRKWYGNTFSTAPSGRAVNQAAVKLLQRYRWTCVGVIAQEGSEEMAEDLSRQLMKAGLELVSMATLHHNTCSDLTDMKASRLKLFSSGHQWIVAGGEEPGWRSWSEVSGCTADDLLTAADGAIWLKMHQDVYEQQVLQQRAKVSPLQAFVYDAVWVAAIALSRVMEAVKRREKHNQNVSVTEEEMTRALLDALKRMHFDGMTGPVSFQDGERITSIHLIQSQGDDVVMVGEFLSDTQQLRLAKHLIKFKGSAPPTDRTQVRVEQSHVSVLAFRIMSVLAAVTAVFALTVLCIVVIKRCTWYDLDNNTAASQDAMLLLAVLFSATSIMAAGPDDGSLAKPTRDLVCSVRLGVLLLGQTLGYSAVFTQTWRRFSRRARVPHPCYVALVLALPDVFVLTTWQMVDPLRRGVHRSESDSAHSDVMLTHTDSCSSINTEVWTTVLYAYKAPLLGLGCFVAWNIRRQNTSLALSMLVAVAFSVAVACAWLLLSHKPSLHFCVTSSLILACDLLILTALLGVKFINLTSNISQLQSRGGGATEGRDEEKLNRQLKHEKAELDAQIDTLCEALEVQLPQSATGSASGFPFEYCMDNLSSHSGGPAVEAKENPTDVNAPDLVRRRLSVQLPILHHSYLPVIGGVSASSSAHFGRCEVFLCQDAFSATSSTHNAAPQL
- the LOC131105200 gene encoding gamma-aminobutyric acid type B receptor subunit 2-like isoform X1, with protein sequence MLGLLCCLLFCCPLLDSIPTRVRHPLPVLWLRPAGHGGGDNVTVQLALQDLRKQAPPLGDYEVRLDVVDLQCDVSAALKVLFDAMWTGPKYLLLFGGACPSVTPLVDRALPAFRMVQVSFSAPGLSNRKWYGNTFSTAPSGRAVNQAAVKLLQRYRWTCVGVIAQEGSEEMAEDLSRQLMKAGLELVSMATLHHNTCSDLTDMKERDVRTFIILTHSDEDSVAQVFCCASRLKLFSSGHQWIVAGGEEPGWRSWSEVSGCTADDLLTAADGAIWLKMHQDVYEQQVLQQRAKVSPLQAFVYDAVWVAAIALSRVMEAVKRREKHNQNVSVTEEEMTRALLDALKRMHFDGMTGPVSFQDGERITSIHLIQSQGDDVVMVGEFLSDTQQLRLAKHLIKFKGSAPPTDRTQVRVEQSHVSVLAFRIMSVLAAVTAVFALTVLCIVVIKRCTWYDLDNNTAASQDAMLLLAVLFSATSIMAAGPDDGSLAKPTRDLVCSVRLGVLLLGQTLGYSAVFTQTWRRFSRRARVPHPCYVALVLALPDVFVLTTWQMVDPLRRGVHRSESDSAHSDVMLTHTDSCSSINTEVWTTVLYAYKAPLLGLGCFVAWNIRRQNTSLALSMLVAVAFSVAVACAWLLLSHKPSLHFCVTSSLILACDLLILTALLGVKFINLTSNISQLQSRGGGATEGRDEEKLNRQLKHEKAELDAQIDTLCEALEVQLPQSATGSASGFPFEYCMDNLSSHSGGPAVEAKENPTDVNAPDLVRRRLSVQLPILHHSYLPVIGGVSASSSAHFGRCEVFLCQDAFSATSSTHNAAPQL
- the LOC131105200 gene encoding gamma-aminobutyric acid type B receptor subunit 2-like isoform X4, with the translated sequence MLGLLCCLLFCCPLLDSIPTRVRHPLPVLWLRPAGHGGGDNVTVQLALQDLRKQAPPLGDYEVRLDVVDLQCDVSAALKVLFDAMWTGPKYLLLFGGACPSVTPLVDRALPAFRMVQVSFSAPGLSNRKWYGNTFSTAPSGRAVNQAAVKLLQRYRWTCVGVIAQEGSEEMAEDLSRQLMKAGLELVSMATLHHNTCSDLTDMKERDVRTFIILTHSDEDSVAQVFCCASRLKLFSSGHQWIVAGGEEPGWRSWSEVSGCTADDLLTAADGAIWLKMHQDVYEQQVLQQRAKVSPLQAFVYDAVWVAAIALSRVMEAVKRREKHNQNVSVTEEEMTRALLDALKRMHFDGMTGPVSFQDGERITSIHLIQSQGDDVVMVGEFLSDTQQLRLAKHLIKFKGSAPPTDRTQVRVEQSHVSVLAFRIMSVLAAVTAVFALTVLCIVVIKRCTWYDLDNNTAASQDAMLLLAVLFSATSIMAAGPDDGSLAKPTRDLVCSSDSAHSDVMLTHTDSCSSINTEVWTTVLYAYKAPLLGLGCFVAWNIRRQNTSLALSMLVAVAFSVAVACAWLLLSHKPSLHFCVTSSLILACDLLILTALLGVKFINLTSNISQLQSRGGGATEGRDEEKLNRQLKHEKAELDAQIDTLCEALEVQLPQSATGSASGFPFEYCMDNLSSHSGGPAVEAKENPTDVNAPDLVRRRLSVQLPILHHSYLPVIGGVSASSSAHFGRCEVFLCQDAFSATSSTHNAAPQL